The Deltaproteobacteria bacterium genomic interval TCGGAGATCTACTACGATGATCATTACATCCCCAGCTTCTTTGAGGTGGACGGGGCCATGGATGTGGGGATCGAGTTTCACTCCCTCTCCAAGACCTACAATATGGCTGGTTGGCGCATTGGGTTTGCGGTGGGCAATGCCGAATTATTGCGCTACCTGGTCTTGGTGAAGACCAACATAGATGCGGGCATCTTCGAACCGATCCAGTTGGCTGGGGTAGAAGCCCTTGAGGGTGATCAATCGGGTGTTGACGAGCTGCGCAGGATATACCACCGACGCAGAGATATCCTGGCGGCTGGGCTGCGCCAGGCAGGACTCGATTTCAGGCTCCCTCAGGCCACCTTTTATTTCTGGGTGCGGGTACCCTCTGGGCACACCTCAGCCTCCTTTGCCGATCACCTCCTGGATGAGGCAGGGATTATGGTAACCCCAGGGCACGGCTTTGGCCAATACGGAGAGGGATACATCCGCCTCTCCTTCACTGTCCCAGATGAGGAGCTTCAGGAGGCCGTCAACCGATTGGCAAAGATTAAGGTGTAGGTTATTTATGTGTATGAATGGGATGTTGTTGAATGGGTTGGATTACTCTTTAACAACGCTTGGGTGCCTTAGAGATAGCAGCCGAAGAAACTCTCATTCCCCTTCCACTCCTTTGGGAGTAGAGAAGTTTTTTGTAAGGAGTGAGTTATGTATGAGCAGGGAGTCATCAGGCCGCCCAGCGAAGCATCGAGCTTATTAGTACGGGTGACGCGAAATTGTCCCTGGAACAGGTGTCTTTTTTGTCCTGCATACAAAGGGACGACCTTTTCCAAAAGGAGCGTTGAGGAAGTTATAAGAGATATCGATTCCATGGCCGAGGACTATGGCCCCAATGCCGATATGATCACAACGGCATTCTTGCAGGATGCGGACAGTCTGATCATTTCAACTGCAGAATTAGTGTCAATCATTGAGCATCTTAAAAAAAAGTTTCCCAAGGTTACCCATGTAACTACATATGCCCGCACAAAGACTATGAAGAGAAAGAACGTCGATGACTATAAACAGCTCAAGGAGGCGGGTTTGACGAGGATCCATACGGGCATGGAAAGTGGGTCTGCCACTGTATTGGAGATGGTACGAAAGGGATCGATCCCTGAGGATATCGTAGCTGGAGGTCTTCGGGTTATGGAGGCCGGTATTTCGCTTTCAGAGTACATCATGCCGGGCCTTGGAGGGCAAACCTTGAGCACAGAACACGCCCTTGAGACCGCCAAGCTGCTTAATACGATTAGACCGGACCACATCAGAGTACGCACCTTTGCCATGCACCCAGAGTCACCCATGAAAAAGATGGTTGAGGATGGGACATTTGTCCCGATGAGTGATGATGAGATTGTGGCTGAGATACGGTTACTCGTCGCTAACCTCGACGAGATGCACAGCTATTTTCACTGCGGTGATTTCAGTTTAAACCTCTTGATGCAGGTTGATGGATATCTTGACCGCCAAAAAAGTGCGATGTTGGAAGAGCTGGACGCATTTCTCTCGTTGACCAAAGAGCAGAAACAGGCCTATTCCCTTTTGCAGCGTTCGTATCCTGCCTTCCAGCAACCGATCGAGGCAGTCAAGGATGAGAAGGTGCTGAAACAGGTGTTGCGCGAAATTGAAAGATTGGAAAAGAAAGGCGAGGAAGGGTTCAATAAATACATACAGATGCTTATGTCCTATCAATTACCACAACCACAGACCGATAACTGGACGTAAAATAAATTGCGAAAAGTTAATATTATTGAATCAGGGTTAAATTACTCTGTCAACAACATCCCCTTTTCACCCCCCATATCAAGACGCAACTCTCATTTTCTTCCCAATAAAATTTCGAAAATCAAGACCTTATTCCCAACGATTTCTTCTACTTCCCTGATATGCTGAAAAAATATGAATACTTCTACCCAGAAACGCAAGTTTTCATGTTGCCAATCCGGTCAGTTCTGTATATACTCCTTCAATGTTCTTGTCATTTTCCGAGATTGTTGGCCTTTAGAGAGGAGATGATAAAATGAGAGAGCAGACAGGACTTTTCCGAGTGGTTATTGCAGTCATAGTGATTCTCATTGTGCTGGGTGCGTTGGCCTCGAGCTTTTATACGGTTTGGCTTTGGTTTCAGAACCTACAGTTTTCCTCAGTGTTTCTTACCATGGTGATCTCAAAAATTCTGATTGGCCTGGCTGCCGTACTGGTTTTTCTCCTGGTCGTGGGGATCAATTATTATGTTGCCCGACTCTACGTGAAAAAGACCCATCCTGTAAGTGATGGAGAGGGCGGGATTTCTGTAGAAGGTCTTCCCATCAGTGAAAGGGGGATCCGCTGGGCCATTGGGGCCTTTCTCATCATTGTTGCCCTGATGATAGGCAGCGCTGCCTCCACAAAGTGGAGTATGATCCTACTCTATTTTCACCCCAAGTCATTCGGGATCTCTGATCCCATCTTCGGCCGGGATGTGGCATTTTATGTTTTTTCTTTGCCTTTCTACCTGTTTCTGAAGAACTGGCTCATAGGCTTTGTGGTTTTTTCTGGTGTGGTTGCCATCCTGGTATATAGCAGGGGGAACCTCATACATATGGAGGTGGGAACCATCCAGGCCCAGGACCAAAAGGTGCAGCTACCTAGCAAATTGAGAATAGATTCGTCCGTAAGGAAGCACTTGTCCATTCTGGGGATGATCATAGCTGCCCTTTTGGTATGGGGATACTGGCTGAAAGTCTACCAGCTTATGTACTCAACAGGGGGGCCGGCCTTTGGAGCGAGCTATACGGATATTCACGTGCAATTGGTAGCGTACAGAATTCTGATGGTAGTCCTTGGAGCTTTTGCCATCTTCCTGGCAGTAAACATGGTCCTGCAAAGGAGGGGCGTTCTTTTGGTTGGCCTGGCAGTAATCCTCGGAGCCATGGTGGTGGCCAGCTTCATCATTCCGTCTATCGTGCAGAATTTCGTCGTGAAACCTAATGAACTTGATATGGAAAGACCATACATCGCCTATAACATCGAAAATACTCGCAGGGCTTATAACCTCGACAGAATCGAGGAGGAGGATTTCATCGTCGATGAAAATCTCACCATGGCGGACATCGTGAAAAACAGGTTGACCATCGAAAATATTCGGATCTGGGACGAACGACCCCTGAAGGAAACGTACCAGCAACTCCAGTCGATTCGGCTGTATTATGATTTTTCAGGTATTGACGTGGACCGCTATATTCTCGATGGTCAGTATCGGCAGGTGACCCTCTCGGCCCGTGAAATCTCTGTGGATCAGTTACCTCGCCAGGCGAAAACATGGGTGAACAGGCACCTGAAGTTTACTCACGGCTATGGACTGGCTCTGAGTCCTGTCAACCAGGTCACCCAGGAGGGGCTCCCAAATTTGTTGATCAAGGATCTCCCCCCCGTGACCCGGGGCATTGAAGTCAAGCGACCCGAGATCTATTATGGAGAGAAGACGAAAAACTACGTCATTGTTCAGACGAAGGAAGAAGAGTTTGATTACCCCAAAGGAGACAGCAATGTCTATACGACGTATCAGGGGGATGGAGGGGTTCCCATCAATTCTTTCCTGAGAAGGCTTCTCTTCGCGATCACTTTCAGGAGTACGGATATTCTCTTTACCGGTTATCTAACACCGCAAAGCCGGATCATGTTTTATCGGCCCATCGACAAACGCGTGAAAAAGATTGCCCCCTTTCTCCGGTTCGACCGGGACCCTTATCTGGTCATTGCCGACGGGCATCTCTTCTGGATCCTCGACGCCTACACCACAACACCCATGTATCCCTATTCCTCCAGGATGTCGAAAAAATTCGGTTTGGAAATCAACTACATACGGAATTCGGTCAAGGCCGTTGTCAATGCCTACACGGGCAAGGTTGACCTCTATGTTATAGATGAGGCCGATCCGATCATTGGGAGTTTCATGGAGATCTTTCCGGATCTGTTTCGACCCATAGATGAAATGCCCGAGTCTCTAAAATCTCATATTCGCTACCCGAGAGACCTTTTTGATATTCAGGCGGCCATGTACCGATCTTACCATATGCAGGATGTGCAGGTTTTTTACAATCAAGAAGACCTCTGGGAGATTCCTAATGAACTCTACGCCGATACCCAGCAAGAGATGGTACCTTATTACATCATCATCAAGCCGCCGGGCGAGAAGCGTGAAGAATTTCTCCTGATGCTTCCCTTTACACCTTCCAAGAAGGCCAACATGATTGCCTGGCTTGCGGCGCGAAGCGATATGCCTAACTATGGAGATCTTTTAGTTTACAAGCTCCCAAAGGACAAGCTTGCCTTCGGTCCCATGCAGGTGGAAGCCAGGGTGGATCAACAGACTGAAATTTCTCGCGAATTGACCCTTTGGGGACAGATGGGCTCACGAGTTATTCGGGGGAACCTCATGGCAATCCCCATCGAGAAGTCCTTCCTCTACGTGGAGCCTGTCTACCTGCAGGCCAGCCAGGAATCAAAACCAGAGGTTGAAACCCCTGGAAGAATGGCAAGACCCTCTATGGGCCGACCGGAAAGGCCCACACGGAGCATTGCCCTTCCCGAGTTGAAGCGGGTGATTGTGGCCTATGGCAACGAAGTGGTCATGAGAGAGGATCTGGCTGGCGCACTGGCCGCAATCTTTGAAGAAATGGAGCTTCCCAAAGAGGTCATGCCAGGGGAAAGGGTAGAGAAGAGATCGATCCAGGATCTGATCGTTTCTGCCCTGGACCAATACAAGACAGCTCAGAAATACCTGAAGGCAGGGGACTGGGCAGGATACGGACAGGCACTCGAAAAAATGGAAGAGATACTGGAGGAGCTTGCTCAGGCAGGTAAAAGCGTCCCATCCAAAAGGTGATATCTCCATACCTCTGTAGATTTGCGAGGGGAAGGGTAAGATAAATGGGTACCTCCCGCAATTTTTCTCTTTAACTACCCTTGAGTGCCCTTGAATGCCTTGGAGATAGCAGACGAAGAAATTCACATAATTTGATGTTCCAGGAGCATCAAGGTTTGTCTGCCTTGGCATGTGACCCCCTTTTCCCTCCTAACGGTCGGCTGCATCCGCTGGTTGGGTGTTTCTATTTCATGTAGTACCCTGAAACCCGCCACTTCCCGTCTCTATCCACCATAGGGGTGACAGTCTCAATGGCAGATTTCTTGTTCTCAAAGGAGGCCCTGAACTGGATCACAACATACTCTCCATCCGGGGCTCCTGGCAAAGAGGTACAATAGCGCTTTGATTTGAGTTCTCTTGAGATGTTTTTCCCTAAAGGCCTTCTCAATGCTTGCATCGTCTGTTGCCATTGCTCTTTGGACACGGCTGTCTTGAAGAACTCGGCTGCCTCATCCCAGCTTTCCCCATACCTTTCGGCATCTACGAGCGTGAGCCAAGATTGCGCCGCTTTTATGGCTACCTTTTCCGCCTGCGGATTGGTTGATGAGCCGCAACTGAGAATGCTGAGGATTCCGATTGTCAGCAGAACCGCGATGACCCTTTTCATTGCAATCTCCTTTCTCGCGCCCCACGCCAGAGCTATGTTGCGGGTAGACAGCGAAGCTGTTAGCCGTCAGTTTCAGTGAGTAGTTAGGCCGATTGAATATTTCATTTATTAAATGTCAGGACAGACCTTAATCTTAGGCCTCTTCTCTTCATGAATTATATTATTACATGAGTCAAGAGCAGACTTGATAATCATATAAAGGGCACCTCCTGTCCCATCGCAAAAATGATAAAGTACGATGCGATGGGGGAAATAGACAGTTAATTAACCAAAAGGAGGTG includes:
- a CDS encoding DUF4019 domain-containing protein, whose product is MKRVIAVLLTIGILSILSCGSSTNPQAEKVAIKAAQSWLTLVDAERYGESWDEAAEFFKTAVSKEQWQQTMQALRRPLGKNISRELKSKRYCTSLPGAPDGEYVVIQFRASFENKKSAIETVTPMVDRDGKWRVSGYYMK
- a CDS encoding radical SAM protein, with product MYEQGVIRPPSEASSLLVRVTRNCPWNRCLFCPAYKGTTFSKRSVEEVIRDIDSMAEDYGPNADMITTAFLQDADSLIISTAELVSIIEHLKKKFPKVTHVTTYARTKTMKRKNVDDYKQLKEAGLTRIHTGMESGSATVLEMVRKGSIPEDIVAGGLRVMEAGISLSEYIMPGLGGQTLSTEHALETAKLLNTIRPDHIRVRTFAMHPESPMKKMVEDGTFVPMSDDEIVAEIRLLVANLDEMHSYFHCGDFSLNLLMQVDGYLDRQKSAMLEELDAFLSLTKEQKQAYSLLQRSYPAFQQPIEAVKDEKVLKQVLREIERLEKKGEEGFNKYIQMLMSYQLPQPQTDNWT
- a CDS encoding UPF0182 family protein, whose translation is MREQTGLFRVVIAVIVILIVLGALASSFYTVWLWFQNLQFSSVFLTMVISKILIGLAAVLVFLLVVGINYYVARLYVKKTHPVSDGEGGISVEGLPISERGIRWAIGAFLIIVALMIGSAASTKWSMILLYFHPKSFGISDPIFGRDVAFYVFSLPFYLFLKNWLIGFVVFSGVVAILVYSRGNLIHMEVGTIQAQDQKVQLPSKLRIDSSVRKHLSILGMIIAALLVWGYWLKVYQLMYSTGGPAFGASYTDIHVQLVAYRILMVVLGAFAIFLAVNMVLQRRGVLLVGLAVILGAMVVASFIIPSIVQNFVVKPNELDMERPYIAYNIENTRRAYNLDRIEEEDFIVDENLTMADIVKNRLTIENIRIWDERPLKETYQQLQSIRLYYDFSGIDVDRYILDGQYRQVTLSAREISVDQLPRQAKTWVNRHLKFTHGYGLALSPVNQVTQEGLPNLLIKDLPPVTRGIEVKRPEIYYGEKTKNYVIVQTKEEEFDYPKGDSNVYTTYQGDGGVPINSFLRRLLFAITFRSTDILFTGYLTPQSRIMFYRPIDKRVKKIAPFLRFDRDPYLVIADGHLFWILDAYTTTPMYPYSSRMSKKFGLEINYIRNSVKAVVNAYTGKVDLYVIDEADPIIGSFMEIFPDLFRPIDEMPESLKSHIRYPRDLFDIQAAMYRSYHMQDVQVFYNQEDLWEIPNELYADTQQEMVPYYIIIKPPGEKREEFLLMLPFTPSKKANMIAWLAARSDMPNYGDLLVYKLPKDKLAFGPMQVEARVDQQTEISRELTLWGQMGSRVIRGNLMAIPIEKSFLYVEPVYLQASQESKPEVETPGRMARPSMGRPERPTRSIALPELKRVIVAYGNEVVMREDLAGALAAIFEEMELPKEVMPGERVEKRSIQDLIVSALDQYKTAQKYLKAGDWAGYGQALEKMEEILEELAQAGKSVPSKR